Within the Gracilinema caldarium DSM 7334 genome, the region AGGTTATTATAACAGGAAATGGATACATCTCTACCCAGGTTTTGGCTGAGTTCTGGGTTACAGTTACTCAAAAACTACCCACATGCCTTTCACAAGACCTAGCTCGGGAACAAATAAGTCTTTTTTCGAACTTTCATATAATACCAGTTGAATACCCAACTATTTTAGAGGCTATTCGGCTTCAAGAACGGTATCAAATCTCCTTTTGGGACGCTCAAATAATAGCCTCTGCATTACAGGTAAATGCAACGGTACTGTTGACTGAAGATTTGCAGCATGGGCTTAGTATAAATTCTATTACGATACAAAACCCCTTTTTATAATTGGGCCCGGGAAGCTTTTTTAGAAGCATACCAAAGCAGTACTGCTACAGGAACAATCAGCACGAGAGCAATCAGATTACCACGGAACAATTCAAATATCCAGAACCGGAGGGGATTTCCACCATCGGTGAAGGAGCTCACCACGAGGCTTGAGCCTTCCGATACACCGGGAATTGTCCCAGCCTTCTGGGCAAGTTCGGTAATAAGCGGCCCCAGAGCTGTAGCACTATAGAGAAAAGCAATAATAACCGGCAAGGCAATAAGAATGGCTCGGATCACATTGCCCCCGCTTATAAGCACTACTACAGAAAAGATGGACATGAGATTTGGCAAATCCCCAGCAGGAAGCACTTTGTTTCCAGGCAGTACAAAGGCCAGGGCAAGACTGATGGGCATTAAAAGCATTCCGGTTACAATCACCGAGGGAATCTTCATTAAAAAGCCCGTATCCATAGCAATGGCTATGGTTCGTCTTCCAAAAAGGGGTGCCATCCGTTCAGACGCAGCCCGGGAAATAGAACCTGTCGCATCACCAATCAGGGATCCGCAATGGGGCAGAAGAAACATAATCGCCGCAATTTTAACCGCCGTCTCGAGGATCTGCTTCACATCATAGGCTGCCAAATACCCGAAAAGGAGGCCCATAAATAAACCAACAATCATGGGTTCCCCGAGGACTGCCCAGGGGCCTTCCGACCGGGAAGGATTCCAATGGAGCCAGCGCAAGCCAGGGATTTTTTCGATGACCGCATCCATAGCAATAGCCCAGGGTGCAAAACCGGCAACCGTAAGAGGACTAATGCTCACTCCGGTAATTCCCGCCACATTCTGGACATAGGGTGTGGTCATTTCGGACATTTTAAAAACCAGCAGGGCCGCAAATAAACTGCCAGCAAGAGCAAGCGGCAGCGGAATACCAACCGCCATGAGCATAGAGCCAATCAGGGCAAAATGCCAGTAGTTCCAGATATCAATATAAAAAACCGTGGTCCACCGGAGGAGGAGCATTAACACATTGAGGAACAGCACGAGGAGAATGATGAGGGGCGCAATCCATGAAGACCAGGTTATGGCGGCAAGGGGCGGCCATCCGGCATCGATAATAGGAAACTGAAGGTTCCGAGCTTCGACCATGGCTTGAACCGCAGGGTGCATCATGCCAAGAAAGGCATCAAAAATAAGAAAAACCCCTGCAAAACCGATGCCTACTTTAAGAGATTGGAGAAGAGCCTTTCCGAGAGGCATTTTGGAAAACAGGGCGATGATAAAGAATAGAATTGGAAGTAAGAGATATACCTTAAATGAAAAAATCCAACTAATCACATCGCTTAAAACCTGCATATCCCCACCTCCCATACCTTTTCATCAACCTGATTTATACAACAACAGGGGCTCCCTGCACAATAACAGGGGGCCCGAACAATAAAACAACAGCAAACTCAACGCTTACATCACCAATACCATTCAGATCCTAAGCATTAGAATCTAGCTATTGAGCTCAGCAAGCTCGCTCTTTACCATGCCTACCAGTTCTGTAATGGCTTCGGATATTTCCAGAAGCCGGTTATCCTTATCTTTACGGCGCTTTACTTCTACCTTGGGAAGGTTCTTTTCGCCAATCACCACCCTGAGGGGGATACCGATCAGGTCCGCATCCTTAAACTTCACGCCGGGCCGCTCATCCCGGTCATCCACCAGCACCTCGATGCCCTGCCGGGCCAGTTCAGCCTCGATCCGGTCTGTAGTCTCTTTCACAGCACCATCATATTTAATCGGTACGAGGATGACATGGTAAGGGGCCACCGACATAGGCCACACAATACCGTCCTGATCATGATGTTCTTCTATAATAGAAGCCAACGTCCGGTCTACACCGATGCCATAGCACCCCATGGTGGGGATCTGGGTTTTACCATCCACATCGAGGTAGGTTACGTTCATAGACTTGGTATATTTGTAACCAAGCTTAAAGATGTGGCCCAGCTCGTTCCCTTTCTTTTCATAGAGTTCGCCACCGCAGAGCACACAGCGATCTCCTGCCTTCACGGTCCGTACATCAGCCACCATCCAGGGGGTAAAGTCCCGGCCATAGGCCACATGGGCATAGTGGAGGTCCTTTGCCAGGGCTCCGGTAACCCCATCGGTCATAGCGGTTACCGACTCATCGGCCACTACGGGAAGTCCTGTGAGACCCACAGGGCCTGCAAACCCAACCGGTGCGCCGGTGAGACGTTCCACATCCACATCGGATGCAAGCATGACTTCGCTCGCCTTGAGGGTTGCTGCCAGTTTGGTTTCATTCACATCCAAATCGCCCCGGATGGCTACCGCGAAGAAAGCTTCAGGATAGGTTTTGGGGGCATCCGGTGCCGGAGCATGTTTTTCCAGTTTTGAACAGCCCGGCGCCCCGGACAAATCCAATTCCACATTGAGGGCTTTATAAATGAGGGTTTTTATAAAGGACTTGGCATCGGTTTTGAGGAAGGCACAGAGTTCCTCGATGGTCCGCACCGAAGGGGTCTCAATTTTTTCGATGGGAGGCGTTGCAGCCGCCGCGGTCCGGGCGGCCTCGAGAGAAGCAGGGGCAACAAAGTCGGCTTTGCAGGCAGCCTTTTCTACGTTGGCCGCATAGTCGCAGTCCTTGCAGAGAATAAGGGTATTGTCGCCAATCTCACTTTCTACCATGAATTCTTCTGAGCCCGTACCGCCCATCGCCCCCGTATCCGCCCGGACCGGGATAACCGTAAGCCCACAGCGCTTAAAAATCCGCCGGTAAGCCCGCCCCATAGCCTGATAGGTTCTATCGAGGCTTTCATCATCGGTGTGATAGGAATAGGCATCCTTCATGGTAAATTCCCGGCCCCGCATAACTCCGTACCGGGGACGGATTTCATCCCGGTATTTAGTGTTAATCTGGTACAGTGTCAGGGGAAGCTGGCGATAACTATTAAGTTCGTCCCGCACGAGAGCAGTAAACGCTTCCTCCGCCGTAGGAGACACAACAAAATCATTGCCGAGCCGGTTCTTTACCCGGAGCATACCCTCTCCCATGGTCTCCCAGCGGCCCGATTCTTTCCAGATTTCACCGGGAACGACTACCGGCGGTTTTATTTCCAAGGCACCGATGGCATCCATCTCTTCACGAATAATATTTTCCACTTTCCGGAATGAACGAAGTCCGAGGGGCAGATAGGCAAAAAGACCGTTTGCCAGTTTCCGAATCATGGCGGCCCGCATCATGAGCTGGTGACTTACAATAACTGCATCGGCGGGCACTTCCCGCAGGGTAGGTATGAAGGTTTCAGATATTTTCATACAGATTAAATCCTTATAATAGGTAGATACGCGTATAGGAACTTCTAAAAATTGCAGTTTTTAGAGGTCCCTTTTAGAGGTCCCTATATACGATAAAATACCCGGCAAGGCCCACCTTGGGCAAGGGGGGCGGGAATTGATAAGATGAGGTTCTACGCCAGCAAAGTTCTGTACCATTTCGCGATACCCTCGGGACCATGCTGAAGCAGAGCGATAACCAGTGGTCGGCCTATGAGTACCTCCTGAGCGCCAAGAGCCCGGGCAAGACGGAGGTGCCGAATTGTTCTGAGCCCTCCATCAACCCAGATAGCACCGGTATATTTTTTAAGTACTGGACCCTGTTCCCGAAGAAATCGGGCGGTACTTCCCCGTTTTGTTTCGATCCGGCCTCCATGGTTTGAAACCACTACCACATCGGGGCGAAGTTCGGCAACGAGTTCCAAATCCTGACGGGTAAAGACCCCCTTTATGGCAAAAGGCACGCCATACTTTTTATTGGCTGTATCCTTAAGCTCCTGCAGTTCCCGGAACCCCTTCTTTTCAAGACTCACCAGGTTCCGCATCGTTACAATATTATAAGAATCTGTATCGACACCAAAAAGCTCGGCCACCTTTCCAGCCCACCCCATCCGTTCCAGGATTTTTTCATTCGGATAGGGTTTGATGAACACCGCCCCCGTCGTCCCATACTGTTCCAGAGCAGCGATACCCTGCTGTAATTTTTCGTCGGGATAGCCGTCTCCTATTGAAAGGGCAATATTTGCGGCAAGACAGCCCTGCACGACTTCAAAATAGTATGGTTTTTCTTCATCATACCCCATATTTTGCGTAGCTCCCGTCATAGGAGCAAGCCGAACCTGTGGTACATCATTCCCATTCAAACCAAGTTCATCGGCAATCACATCCCAATCACGGACATTGGCAATGAAATTTATATTATCGAAAACCCCGCCAAGACCAGGGAGTTCATTCATACAGGCATACCCATCACAGCGGGAACAAAAATAGCATTTCGGATGTGTACTCAGAGGATTCATAAACTCAAAGCATTACAGACATTCCATGCTTTTTCAAGTAGGCAGAATTAAGCAGGAAGCCCCCAGGCCAAAACCATTCTTTCTGGCCATTATTGACAGGATAAGAGATTTTGCGCTACGATTTTGTACTAGTATTGAACCGGTTTAGTAATCTGTTCAGCCATTCAAGGAGGACCCTTTGAATATCGATAAAGAAACCTTTAAAGAGCACATCAGACTACGGCTGAAACGGCGCTATGGTAAGGAAATTGCTGAAGCGAGCCGCCACGACATTTTCGATGCCGTTGCCGCCGCATCGATGGAATATATCCTCGATAACTGGATGGCAACCCGCAAAGCCTTCGATGCCAATCCCGGCAGGCAGATGTTCTACCTGTCCGCGGAATTCCTCATGGGCCGGGCACTGACCAATAACCTCATCAACCTGGGGATCCTAGATATGGTGAAGGAAGTCCTCACTGAAATTGGCCACGACATCAACGAAATAGAAGACCAAGAACCCGATGCGGGCCTTGGAAACGGCGGTCTCGGCCGACTGGCGGCATGTTTTCTCGACAGCCTGGCCACGATGAACCTCCCCGGTCATGGCTACGGTATCCGCTACCGTTACGGTATGTTTGAACAAAAGATCGAACACTGTCGGCAGATTGAAAAACCGGATAACTGGCTTGAACACCGGGACCCCTGGGAAATTAAGCGGAGCGACCTTGCGGTGGATGTAAAAATCGGGGGCGAAGTTACCCTTATTGTAGATGAACAGGGCCGCGAACGGTTCACCGTTAAAAATGCCGAGATTATCCGGGCTATTCCTCATGACATGCCCATCGTTGGCTACAATACTAAAACCGTTAACACCCTGCGTCTCTGGGAAGCCTACAGCCCCGACGGCTTTAACCTCCAGCTCTTTAACGACATGCAGTACCTCCGGGCTGTCGAAAAGGCCAATCAGGCAGAGGACCTCTCCCGGGTGCTGTACCCCAACGATTCAGGCCCCTCCGGTAAGGCACTTCGGCTTAAACAGCAATACTTCTTTGTATCCGCAAGCCTTCAGGACATACTCCGGTCATTTAAACATCGCTTTGGCACCAATTTTACGAAACTTCCCGACTTCGCCGTCGTTCAGCTCAATGATACCCACCCGGTAGTAGCTATTCCTGAAATGATGCGGCTCCTCATGGACGAAGAGGGCCTCGGATGGGACGAATCCTGGGCAATCGTAACTAAAATGTTCGCCTACACCAACCATACCATCCTTGCAGAAGCCCTGGAAAAATGGCCCCTGGACCTCTTCTCCTCCATCATTCCTCGTATTTATAATATTGTTGAAGAAATCGACCGGCGCCACCAGGAAGCTCTCAAACAGCTCTATCCCAACGACTGGGAACGGCGGCACCGGATGTCCATCATCGCTGACGGCATGATCCACATGGCCCGGCTCGCCATTGTGGGTGGCTTTTCGGTCAACGGCGTTGCAGCGCTTCACACGGAAATTCTTAAAAAACGGGAACTCCGGGACTGGTATGAATGGAAGCCCCAGAACTTTAACAATAAGACCAACGGGGTTACCCAGCGTCGCTGGCTGAAACTGGCCAACCCCGGCCTCTCAGCCCTCATCACCGAAACCATTGGTACCGGTTGGGAAACGGATCTTTCAAAACTTAAGGCTCTGGAACCTTATGTAGAGGACCCCCAGTTCCGCAAACGTTTTGCGGAGATTAAACGGAACAATAAGGTACAGCTTGCAGCCTACCTGCAGAAAACCCAGGGGGTTACCATAGATCCAGACTCTATTTTCGATGTTCAGGTAAAGCGGCTCCATGAATACAAGCGCCAGCTCCTCAATATTTTCCATGTGATGTACCTGCACAATAAGCTTGCCGATGACCCCACCATCG harbors:
- a CDS encoding PIN domain-containing protein, which produces MTDKIIFLDTNILVYANDNAYPEKQKIARNYIREVIITGNGYISTQVLAEFWVTVTQKLPTCLSQDLAREQISLFSNFHIIPVEYPTILEAIRLQERYQISFWDAQIIASALQVNATVLLTEDLQHGLSINSITIQNPFL
- a CDS encoding PTS transporter subunit IIC, whose translation is MQVLSDVISWIFSFKVYLLLPILFFIIALFSKMPLGKALLQSLKVGIGFAGVFLIFDAFLGMMHPAVQAMVEARNLQFPIIDAGWPPLAAITWSSWIAPLIILLVLFLNVLMLLLRWTTVFYIDIWNYWHFALIGSMLMAVGIPLPLALAGSLFAALLVFKMSEMTTPYVQNVAGITGVSISPLTVAGFAPWAIAMDAVIEKIPGLRWLHWNPSRSEGPWAVLGEPMIVGLFMGLLFGYLAAYDVKQILETAVKIAAIMFLLPHCGSLIGDATGSISRAASERMAPLFGRRTIAIAMDTGFLMKIPSVIVTGMLLMPISLALAFVLPGNKVLPAGDLPNLMSIFSVVVLISGGNVIRAILIALPVIIAFLYSATALGPLITELAQKAGTIPGVSEGSSLVVSSFTDGGNPLRFWIFELFRGNLIALVLIVPVAVLLWYASKKASRAQL
- a CDS encoding proline--tRNA ligase, translated to MKISETFIPTLREVPADAVIVSHQLMMRAAMIRKLANGLFAYLPLGLRSFRKVENIIREEMDAIGALEIKPPVVVPGEIWKESGRWETMGEGMLRVKNRLGNDFVVSPTAEEAFTALVRDELNSYRQLPLTLYQINTKYRDEIRPRYGVMRGREFTMKDAYSYHTDDESLDRTYQAMGRAYRRIFKRCGLTVIPVRADTGAMGGTGSEEFMVESEIGDNTLILCKDCDYAANVEKAACKADFVAPASLEAARTAAAATPPIEKIETPSVRTIEELCAFLKTDAKSFIKTLIYKALNVELDLSGAPGCSKLEKHAPAPDAPKTYPEAFFAVAIRGDLDVNETKLAATLKASEVMLASDVDVERLTGAPVGFAGPVGLTGLPVVADESVTAMTDGVTGALAKDLHYAHVAYGRDFTPWMVADVRTVKAGDRCVLCGGELYEKKGNELGHIFKLGYKYTKSMNVTYLDVDGKTQIPTMGCYGIGVDRTLASIIEEHHDQDGIVWPMSVAPYHVILVPIKYDGAVKETTDRIEAELARQGIEVLVDDRDERPGVKFKDADLIGIPLRVVIGEKNLPKVEVKRRKDKDNRLLEISEAITELVGMVKSELAELNS
- a CDS encoding alpha-hydroxy-acid oxidizing protein, with the translated sequence MNPLSTHPKCYFCSRCDGYACMNELPGLGGVFDNINFIANVRDWDVIADELGLNGNDVPQVRLAPMTGATQNMGYDEEKPYYFEVVQGCLAANIALSIGDGYPDEKLQQGIAALEQYGTTGAVFIKPYPNEKILERMGWAGKVAELFGVDTDSYNIVTMRNLVSLEKKGFRELQELKDTANKKYGVPFAIKGVFTRQDLELVAELRPDVVVVSNHGGRIETKRGSTARFLREQGPVLKKYTGAIWVDGGLRTIRHLRLARALGAQEVLIGRPLVIALLQHGPEGIAKWYRTLLA
- a CDS encoding glycogen/starch/alpha-glucan phosphorylase, producing the protein MNIDKETFKEHIRLRLKRRYGKEIAEASRHDIFDAVAAASMEYILDNWMATRKAFDANPGRQMFYLSAEFLMGRALTNNLINLGILDMVKEVLTEIGHDINEIEDQEPDAGLGNGGLGRLAACFLDSLATMNLPGHGYGIRYRYGMFEQKIEHCRQIEKPDNWLEHRDPWEIKRSDLAVDVKIGGEVTLIVDEQGRERFTVKNAEIIRAIPHDMPIVGYNTKTVNTLRLWEAYSPDGFNLQLFNDMQYLRAVEKANQAEDLSRVLYPNDSGPSGKALRLKQQYFFVSASLQDILRSFKHRFGTNFTKLPDFAVVQLNDTHPVVAIPEMMRLLMDEEGLGWDESWAIVTKMFAYTNHTILAEALEKWPLDLFSSIIPRIYNIVEEIDRRHQEALKQLYPNDWERRHRMSIIADGMIHMARLAIVGGFSVNGVAALHTEILKKRELRDWYEWKPQNFNNKTNGVTQRRWLKLANPGLSALITETIGTGWETDLSKLKALEPYVEDPQFRKRFAEIKRNNKVQLAAYLQKTQGVTIDPDSIFDVQVKRLHEYKRQLLNIFHVMYLHNKLADDPTIEMPKQTFIFGAKAASGYRRAKSIISLICAEAARIDADPRVKGRLKVVFAENYRVTLAEKIIPAAEVSEQISTAGKEASGTGNMKFMMNGALTLGTMDGANVEIVQEVGRKNAFIFGLTAEEIAAVEATHSYDPHLYLGRNPALARVVHQLVDGTFGHEFQAAFKELYDSLVHGVDGSRPDSYYVLADFDAYVQAHEKVVSTYADQDTWNKMAIINVARSGIFSTDRTIAEYANDIWKIKPIAVK